AGATGAACAAAAAGAAAGGACATTTTATGAAACAAGTAAATTTACGTAAACTCACAATGGTGCTGTTAGCAATCTATACAGCGCTGATCCTCTATTTTTTATACCTTGGTTTTAATAGAGGGCTACTCGGAACTGACTCCAGCTTACGTTACAACCTCATCCCAGAAGGCATTGCATTGCACTATCCAATGGGAAAAGCCTTTCAAATCTGGTTTTTCGAGTACGGGAATTTTTTAGCATTCATCCCTTTTGGCGTGGTCATTCCCCTCCTGTTTCGTTGTAGTTTTAAACGCTTTATCATCGGTTTTGTTGTGTCGATCACATTGCTTGAAACGATTCAAATGCTGACACATTTAGGCTCTTTTGATATTAATGACATTATCATCAATACAATTGGTGCTGCTGTAGGTTATGCCGCACAGCGACTCGTCAAGGATAACCGAGATAACCTTAGAGGAATTATCAAAATCGTACTGGTTTCCATTGTGCTAGCGCTTGGAACAATAATCATCGTCGGTGGGATGAATCAATATTTAGAAAAAGGCGAAGGAGAAACGGTGGCCCTCAATAATCTGAAGCAAGAAGATGGATCGATTCAGTGGATTGAAAACTTGTCCCCGTTTACAGTTGGTCAAAATGAAGTAGCTCCCCAGATTAATTTAATGGATCGGGAGACTACGAAAGACAGTGAATTCGTGTATCGTTTGGATGGTCAGTATAAATATATGACAGGTTATGTGGCACTCCCTGACGATGTATTAAACACTACAAGCACAAAGAATATTGAAGTTGAATTCATCAGCGGTGGAGAAGTAATTTATTCAGTCGGGTTATCCGCTACAAGTGGCGAAAATGGCGTAGAGACATTTGAAGTCCCTCTTCATGAAGTGGATGATTTAACAATCAAGGTAAACAGTGAATATGCGAATCCGATTACACATGCTTTGATATGGGATGTCATACTTACAGAGGAAAATGCGGGGCAGAAGGTGATTAATAGTTTAAAAGAAAAGATTAAATCGTTATTTTAACATATTCTAGCCATAGAAAAACTGCACCTCCTTGTTAAATGGGTCTAACCAAGGGGGTGCAGATTAAAATTTTCTATCAGCCTTTATTTTTCTGCAAACTACTCGTTTCAATATTAGCGGTGAAAATGGATACTACCCCTACCTCATTCGTTGATGCTCGTTTCACGAATTGTATCGCTGAACACTTCATAAGGCTCCATACCGGAAACATAAAACGTATAAGTAGTTTCAACTGCCAGGGAGTCCTTTCTCACCACTTCAAACTCATACGTGACATCCGTCCAACCGTATCCTACCTGTTTAATCTCATAGTCCATCTCTGGATAAGTTTCTTGCAAAAATGTTTCCAGGCTTTCTTTTGCTCTTTGTTTATGCACTGTATTTCCGCTTATTTGCATGTAAGCGTACACTAGCACACCAATTAACAAAACAGCAATTACACTATATAGTATTTTCTTTTTCATATTAATTTTCCTCTCTTACTTTAAGAATGCAAAAGCCGATAACAATTCCGATAAACGTTATGATTAAATGGACAATCACGGCTGTGAGTACGATCGAAATAGCCTCTAAAAAGTTTCCCCCATAAAATTCTCCAAACCAATCCGTCATATACAACAGACAGTTCCATATAAAATTCGGTATCCCCGCAAGCAGAACGGCGATAAGAATTGAACGGTAAAATAAATAGGTAACCGCGCCCAGTAAGGCATAGGTCAGAATAAATCCACTCTTGTTATTCATCACGGTCGTCCCCATCGCCAAGATAAAGGCAACCGCAACAAAGAAAATCTGGATTGTTGTCAGCTTCAGTGTAATTTTCCGAATCATTTTTTTAGTGCCACCGCCATGTTCTACCTCAACAGGCAGCGGAATTTGAGATTGTTCAGCCATCTGGCGGCACTCTTGGCAACTTTTCAAGTGTTCCTCGACAAATTGTTTTGTCTCCAGCTGAAGCAGATCTTCCTCATATAAAGGGAAAAGATCTTGAATAATCGGACATTCCTTGGTCATAAAGTCACCTCCATTAATTTTTGTATCTTTAATTTCAGCCGGTGAAACGTCACCCGCGCATAGTTTTCTGATTTACCAATTAAATCACCAATTTCTGCAAAGCTCAGTTCTCCATATATGCGCAGCAATACAATTTCCCTTGAGGCATCATCCAGTTTTGAAATATGATGTAAAAGTATTCTTGTATCTTCAT
This genomic window from Solibacillus sp. FSL R5-0449 contains:
- a CDS encoding VanZ family protein yields the protein MKQVNLRKLTMVLLAIYTALILYFLYLGFNRGLLGTDSSLRYNLIPEGIALHYPMGKAFQIWFFEYGNFLAFIPFGVVIPLLFRCSFKRFIIGFVVSITLLETIQMLTHLGSFDINDIIINTIGAAVGYAAQRLVKDNRDNLRGIIKIVLVSIVLALGTIIIVGGMNQYLEKGEGETVALNNLKQEDGSIQWIENLSPFTVGQNEVAPQINLMDRETTKDSEFVYRLDGQYKYMTGYVALPDDVLNTTSTKNIEVEFISGGEVIYSVGLSATSGENGVETFEVPLHEVDDLTIKVNSEYANPITHALIWDVILTEENAGQKVINSLKEKIKSLF
- a CDS encoding zf-HC2 domain-containing protein translates to MTKECPIIQDLFPLYEEDLLQLETKQFVEEHLKSCQECRQMAEQSQIPLPVEVEHGGGTKKMIRKITLKLTTIQIFFVAVAFILAMGTTVMNNKSGFILTYALLGAVTYLFYRSILIAVLLAGIPNFIWNCLLYMTDWFGEFYGGNFLEAISIVLTAVIVHLIITFIGIVIGFCILKVREEN